From a region of the Roseivirga sp. 4D4 genome:
- a CDS encoding alpha/beta hydrolase, translating to MKRLLIIGSSLLFVYILGAIFLYALQEKFIFLDGELPADHLYAFDSKHEEINLTTPDGANLNAIHFRADSAKGLILYFHGNRGNLTRWGKVVERFVKLDYDVLVMDYRGYGKSRGERSMELLLKDAELFYSHALSQYPENEITLYGRSLGTGIASWLAGGHNPKRLILETPYYSLASVAQRFYPIYPSNWALRYNFQSFKYLKTAKCSVHIFHGTEDEVVPYKSGKRLHESIPNGQSQLITVEGGQHKNLVDFEAFRSAIQEILK from the coding sequence TTGAAGCGCTTGTTGATCATAGGTTCCAGTCTTCTTTTCGTTTATATACTCGGTGCAATATTTCTCTATGCGCTACAGGAGAAGTTCATTTTCCTTGACGGAGAATTACCTGCAGATCATCTCTATGCTTTCGACTCAAAACACGAAGAAATCAATCTCACTACACCTGACGGTGCCAATTTGAATGCAATTCATTTTAGGGCAGATAGTGCCAAAGGTTTGATCCTCTATTTTCATGGTAACCGTGGTAATCTCACCCGTTGGGGAAAGGTAGTTGAGCGCTTCGTAAAACTTGATTATGACGTTTTGGTAATGGATTATCGAGGCTATGGCAAAAGCAGGGGAGAACGATCCATGGAGCTTCTGCTGAAAGACGCAGAGTTGTTTTACAGCCATGCCCTTAGCCAGTATCCTGAAAACGAAATCACCCTCTACGGCCGATCGCTTGGTACTGGAATCGCGTCTTGGTTGGCGGGAGGGCACAACCCCAAGCGCTTAATACTTGAGACGCCATATTACTCATTGGCTTCGGTGGCCCAACGTTTTTATCCGATTTATCCTTCTAATTGGGCACTTCGCTATAACTTTCAAAGCTTCAAATATCTGAAGACTGCCAAGTGCTCAGTCCATATTTTTCATGGCACGGAAGATGAAGTAGTTCCTTACAAATCGGGTAAAAGGTTACATGAATCGATTCCAAATGGGCAGTCTCAATTAATTACCGTAGAAGGTGGGCAACACAAGAACCTCGTTGATTTTGAGGCTTTCAGATCGGCAATACAAGAAATACTTAAATAA
- a CDS encoding VOC family protein yields MLGLRTTIYKVSDIEAAKAWYTHAFSTKPYFDEPFYIGFNIGGYELGLQPEEVAGGEKIDSVLSYWGVEKIEEEYQRLLAQGATPHEAPTNVGGELMVASVKDPWGNVLGLIYNPYFKLPD; encoded by the coding sequence ATGCTCGGACTAAGAACTACGATTTATAAAGTATCGGATATTGAAGCGGCCAAGGCTTGGTATACTCATGCTTTCAGTACAAAACCCTATTTCGATGAGCCATTTTACATTGGTTTTAATATCGGTGGTTACGAGCTAGGCTTGCAGCCTGAGGAAGTAGCAGGAGGAGAAAAGATCGATAGCGTATTGAGCTATTGGGGTGTGGAGAAAATCGAAGAAGAATACCAAAGACTCCTAGCCCAGGGCGCTACTCCCCACGAAGCACCTACTAATGTAGGAGGCGAACTGATGGTGGCAAGCGTAAAAGACCCTTGGGGAAATGTCCTGGGATTGATCTATAATCCTTATTTCAAGCTTCCGGATTAG